The DNA segment CCGTCCGACGGCATCGCGTACACGAACATCGCGGAGACGCTGATCTACGCGGGCCGCGACGCGCGCGAAGTGGAGACCTGGCTCGCGCGCGGCGAACGCATGGGCGTGAACCCCGCGATCGTCGAGCTCAACTACTGCCTGCTGCGCTGGCGCGACGGCAACCTCGAATCCGCCGCGCGCAACTTCCATCGCGCCGCGAAGCTGGATCCAGAAGTCGTACGCGTGTGGAACGAGGCGCCCGTCGCGACGCCGATCAAGACCTTCGAGGATCTGCGGCACTACTGCTGCGGCAGCCCCGCCTGTGGTCCTTACCTCGCTCGCGCGTGCCAGCTCTCGCAGGAGGAGGTCGCGAAGCGCGAGATTCCCGAAGAGACGGCGCTGCGCGAGCTGCGCATCGAAATGAAGCGGCGTCGCGAGCTCGAGCGCATCTATCGCGAGCGGCGTGAGCTCGATGTGCGCGTGAAGGACGCGGAGGAGGCGCCGAAGCCAGCTCCGGAAGCCGCAACTGGGCCAGCACCGAAGTAGTCGCGGCGCTACTCGCTCGCCTTTGGCGGCGGCGCCGCGCGCTTCAGGTGCGCGGGCACGTCGAGCTTCGCGCGCATCAGCGCGTGTAGCTGAGAGCGCAGGATCTCCGGTGTCCAGCCGTACATGCCTTCGTCGGCGCGCGCGCCGATCGGCTTCTTGCACATCGCCGCGCGGCGTCCCCACAACAACAGGTGCGGCGTCTGCTCTTCGCGCGCGACGCGCAGCTCGGCGCACATCGCGGGGCTCTCGTCGGCGTGCTCGCCGCAGATCACGATCACCGCGTCCGCGCCGCCGATGCGTTCGCGAAGCGTTACGTCGTCGGATTCCGTCGCGAGCTCGGAGCAGGCCGCGACCGTGAAGAGCGTGCCCGAGCGCGCTTCGGCGGCGAGGCGTTCGCGCAGGTCGCCGTCGTGCGCGCGGTCGTAGCTCACGAACACACGCGCGCGCTGCGAGCGCATCAGGCGCCGCGCTTCTGCGCGTCGGAGGGAGCTGGCGCGGCGCCATATGCCGCGAGGTCGTCCGCGCTCGCGACCTCGCTCGCGCGCTCGTCCTTCTTTTCGCGCTTCTGCTCGCGCTTCAGCGCGGCCTTCTCGGCCTTCTTCTGCTCGCGAGCGCGTTTCTGCATCGACATGCGTGCGGTGTTCGCCAAGGGGAATCTCCGAGAGCGAGAGAGCGCAGGCCCGTTCGCACGGGCCCGCGCCTCTTTGTTGCGGGCTAGCGCCGGCCGCCGCGGAAGCCGCCGCCACCGCCGCCGAAGCCGCGGTCACCGCCGCCGCCCGCGCGGCGGTCCTGGGCTTCGTTCACGCGCAGGGCGCGGCCGCCGAGCTGCGTGCCGTCGAGCGCCTTGATCGCGTCCGCCGCAGCGTTCGCGTCGGCCATCTCGACGAACGCGAAGCCGCGCGGTCGGCCGGTCTCGCGGTCGGTCACGACCGCCACCGAGTCGACGCCGCCGTGGCGTGTGAACAGAGCGCGCAGCTCGTCCTCGGTGGAAGTGAAGGGGAGGTTGCCTACGTAGATCTTCTTGCCCATTCGGGCTCCTTTGCGCGCGAGCTTGAAGCTGCGCGCAATTCGCTCCGGCCCGCGCCCAGACAGTCCGCGCGCGAGGGTTCCGTCGCTGTGTGGTCCGCGGCGACGGCCTTGGCAGTCACTCGTCGGGCGAGAGCGAATTCGACGGAAAACAGGTCGGGCTGTTGCCAAGGCCAGCGGGCCGGCGGACGCCTCTCGCGCGGCGCACCTTAGGCGTTGCTTCTCCAAAGCGCCCCTCGGCGCTGGCACGCTCGATGCTGCGACCCTGACGCAGGCGGCCAAAGGGGGCGTAAGTCCCCGCGAGCGGCCGCATTGCGAGGCGACCATGAGGCGATTGCGTGCGCTCGATGCGGCGTTTCTCTACGCGGAAACAGCGGAGGCGCCGATGCACGCCGCCGCGCTTCAGATCTTCGAGCCCGCCGCGGCCGGCGGCGACTTCTTCAACGGCTTCCGCACGCACCTGCGGGAGCGGCTGGCGCTGCTCCCGCATCTGCACGAGCACCTGCACGAGACCCCGCTCGGGCTCGATCATCCGGTGTGGGTGGCGGACTCCCACGTCGAGCTCGCGCGCCACATTCGACTCGATCGCCTGCCGCCTCCGGGCTCGCTCACGCAGCTGACGCGCCTGTGCGAGGCGCTGTATCCGCCGCTGCTCGATCGCTCGCGCCCGCTGTGGGACTACACGGTGATCGAGGGCCTCGAGCGCGGGCGCGTCGCCGTGTTCGGCAAGGCGCACCACGCCTGCCTCGACGGCATGGCGGCGCAGGCGGTGTTCGAGACGCTGTTCAGCCGCACGCCGGAGACCCCGCCACCGCCGCGCGCGCACGAGCTGCACGAGCGCGAGCCGGGGCCGGTGCAGTTGTACGGGACGCCTTCGCGCACCTGCGCGAGCAGCCGAGCCGCTCACTGCGCGCGCTACCCGACCTCGCGCGCGCGGCGTGGAAGCTGAGCGCGCGCGCGTGGGAGCGCCGCGGCGGGCCGGCGACGCCGCACACGCGCTTCAACGTCGCGGTCTCAGACCAGCGCCGCTTCGAGGTCGCGTCGCTCTCGCTCGCGCGCGTGCGTGCGCTCGCGCGGGCGGAGCGCGTCAGCGTGAACGACGTGGTGATGGCGGTCTGCGGCGGCGCGCTGCGCGCCTACTTGCAGGAGAAGCGCGAGCTGCCCGAGGAGCCGCTGATCGCGTTTGCGCCGGTCTCGATGCGCGCGAAGGGCGACTCGAGCGCGAACAATCAGGTGTTCGGGATGCTCACGTCGCTCGCGACCGACGTCGCCGATCCGATCGAGCGGGTCCACGCCGTGCACGCCTCGGCGAAGGACGCCAAGGCGCTCGTGGAGGATCTGCGCGCAGTCGCGCCCGAGGACATCGCGCTGCCCGGCGCGGCGGCGCTGATTCCGGCGCTCGTGCAGCTCGCCTTCGCGCTGCACGTCACCGAGCGCGCGCCGTTCTGCAACGTCGTGATCTCGAACGTGCCCGGCATCCCGCACCCGGCCTACATGCGCGGCGCGCGCATGGTCGCCGAGTACCCGATGTCGATCGTGACCAATGGCGCCGCGCTGAACATCACCGTGATGGGCGTCGAGG comes from the Deltaproteobacteria bacterium genome and includes:
- a CDS encoding RNA-binding protein; translated protein: MGKKIYVGNLPFTSTEDELRALFTRHGGVDSVAVVTDRETGRPRGFAFVEMADANAAADAIKALDGTQLGGRALRVNEAQDRRAGGGGDRGFGGGGGGFRGGRR
- a CDS encoding DUF1298 domain-containing protein; its protein translation is MGLHGDRGPRARARRRVRQGAPRLPRRHGGAGGVRDAVQPHAGDPATAARARAARARAGAGAVVRDAFAHLREQPSRSLRALPDLARAAWKLSARAWERRGGPATPHTRFNVAVSDQRRFEVASLSLARVRALARAERVSVNDVVMAVCGGALRAYLQEKRELPEEPLIAFAPVSMRAKGDSSANNQVFGMLTSLATDVADPIERVHAVHASAKDAKALVEDLRAVAPEDIALPGAAALIPALVQLAFALHVTERAPFCNVVISNVPGIPHPAYMRGARMVAEYPMSIVTNGAALNITVMGVEDALDFGLVACARAVPDLDTLRDALVESFRELEKTAAPLEAKRA